In a genomic window of Erigeron canadensis isolate Cc75 chromosome 5, C_canadensis_v1, whole genome shotgun sequence:
- the LOC122601822 gene encoding uncharacterized protein LOC122601822 gives MEECRIDVEVVRRNSNCTSEDVKLVSKVRDSSNYFQVLGLPWPGWSSTKKIKNAYTNLSKKLDPHKNKAPGAEEALKKVNDAFNCLSHRPSRFLHAFIADWDSNGDSSHLTGVLFILGAIIVILPFFCISPDPTTTPYEIKVSGDYKLPMTTKEYGIVFYVTSQDEFEEKYPSRTVARVFIEHKILTDYRRLLQTYCSHELDWYSKRPDFPTPICDNLGTIFIG, from the coding sequence ATGGAGGAGTGCAGGATCGATGTAGAAGTAGTAAGGCGAAATAGTAATTGTACATCAGAGGATGTTAAGCTTGTCTCGAAAGTTAGAGACAGCTCCAACTATTTTCAGGTTTTGGGTCTGCCATGGCCGGGGTGGAGTTCCACGAAAAAGATCAAGAATGCGTATACGAATTTATCTAAAAAGCTCGATCCACACAAAAACAAAGCACCCGGCGCCGAGGAAGCACTTAAAAAAGTGAACGACGCATTCAACTGTCTGAGTCATAGGCCCTCAAGGTTCCTACATGCATTCATAGCTGATTGGGATTCCAACGGCGACTCGTCACACCTCACAGGCGTGTTATTTATTTTGGGTGCTATAATCGTAATACTTCCTTTTTTTTGCATCTCGCCCGACCCCACAACCACACCATATGAAATAAAAGTGTCCGGAGATTATAAGTTACCGATGACAACGAAGGAATATGGAATCGTGTTTTATGTGACATCACAAGATGAGTTTGAAGAGAAATATCCATCCAGAACTGTTGCACGCGTGTTCATTGAACATAAAATCTTAACGGATTACCGAAGATTGCTTCAAACTTATTGCTCTCACGAACTCGACTGGTATTCAAAACGCCCAGACTTTCCAACTCCTATATGTGACAACCTTGGGACTATATTTATAGGTTAA
- the LOC122600883 gene encoding hsp70-Hsp90 organizing protein 3-like, with product MADEAKAKGNAAFSAGKFTDAINHFTDAINLAPTNHVLYSNRSAAYASLNQYSEALSDAKKTVDLKPDWSKGYSRLGAAHHGLKQYDEAVSAYKKGLEVDPSNETLKSGLKDAESAKLSSSGRPGSSQPGMGNLFGEAFGSDMWAKLTADPATRLFMQMPDFVAMMKDLQRNPNNLNMYLQDQRVMQALSVLLNVKMSKGPGGNDSDDVEMPDSPPKERKRPADEAETVKEKKREAEVEPEPEPMDDDERELKEKKANAQKEKEKGNAAYKKKDFDTAIECYTKAVELDDTDISFLTNRAAVYLEMGKFDECIKDCEKAVERGRELRSDYKMVARALTRKGTALVKMAKTSKDYDPAIETFQKALTEHRNPDTLKKLNDAERAKKELEQQEYYDPELAEKEREKGNECFKEQKYPDAIRHYTEALRRNPKDAKAYSNRAACYTKLGAMPEGLKDAEKCIEIDPKFSKGYTRKGAIQFFMKEFDKALETYQEGLKHDPQNPELLEGVRSCVQQINRASRGDLTPDELKERQAKAMQDPEIQNILTDPVMAQVLKDLQENPKAAQDHMKNPSVMNKIQKLISAGIVQMR from the exons ATGGCAGACGAAGCAAAAGCTAAAGGCAACGCAGCTTTCTCAGCCGGAAAGTTCACTGACGCCATCAATCACTTCACTGACGCCATCAATCTCGCCCCAACAAACCACGTGCTTTATTCAAATCGCTCAGCCGCTTACGCTTCTTTAAACCAATATTCAGAAGCCTTGTCAGATGCCAAGAAAACCGTCGATCTGAAACCCGATTGGTCTAAAGGCTACTCTCGGCTCGGCGCGGCTCACCACGGTCTCAAACAGTACGATGAAGCCGTTTCCGCGTATAAAAAAGGTTTAGAAGTTGACCCAAGTAATGAAACATTGAAATCTGGGCTTAAAGATGCGGAAAGTGCGAAACTTTCGTCGTCGGGTCGACCCGGGTCGAGTCAACCCGGAATGGGGAATTTGTTTGGGGAAGCTTTTGGGTCGGATATGTGGGCTAAGTTGACTGCTGACCCGGCTACGAGGTTGTTTATGCAGATGCCGGATTTCGTGGCGATGATGAAGGATTTACAACGAAACCCGAATAATTTGAATATGTATTTGCAGGATCAGAGGGTAATGCAGGCATTGAGTGTTTTGTTGAATGTTAAGATGTCAAAAGGGCCAGGTGGGAATGATTCTGATGACGTGGAGATGCCTGATTCGCCACCGAAAGAGCGAAAAAGGCCTGCAGATGAAGCCGAGACGGTTAAGGAGAAGAAAAGAGAGGCAGAAGTTGAACCCGAACCTGAGCCAATGGATGATGATGAGAGGgaattgaaagaaaagaaagcgAATGCGCAGAAAGAGAAGGAAAAGGGGAATGCTGCTTATAAGAAGAAGGATTTCGATACTGCGATTGAGTGTTACACGAAAGCGGTTGAATTGGATGATACGGATATTTCGTTTCTTACGAATAGGGCTGCGGTGTATTTGGAGATGGGAAAG TTTGATGAATGCATCAAAGATTGTGAAAAAGCTGTGGAGAGAGGAAGGGAGCTTCGTTCTGACTATAAGATGGTTGCAAGGGCTTTGACAAGAAAGGGAACTGCTTTGGTTAAGATGGCTAAAACATCAAAAGACTATGACCCTGCAATTGAGACTTTCCAAAAAGCTCTTACTGAGCATCGCAACCCAGATACTCTAAAGAAGCTGAATGATGCAGAGAGAGCAAAGAAGGAGCTGGAACAACAAGAATACTATGACCCTGAACTTGCTGAGAAGGAGCGTGAAAAAG GGAATGAGTGCTTCAAAGAGCAGAAATATCCAGATGCTATCAGGCACTACACAGAAGCATTGAGAAGAAACCCCAAGGATGCAAAG gCATACAGTAACAGAGCTGCTTGCTACACAAAACTTGGGGCAATGCCTGAAGGATTGAAAGATGCAGAGAAGTGCATAGAGATTGATCCAAAATTCTCAAAGGGGTACACCAGGAAAGGTGCAATCCAGTTTTTCATGAAAGAGTTTGACAAGGCTTTAGAGACATATCAAGAGGGCTTGAAGCATGATCCCCAAAATCCGGAGTTGCTTGAGGGTGTGAGGAG TTGCGTGCAACAAATTAACCGAGCCAGCCGTGGAGATTTGACACCAGATGAGCTTAAGGAGAGACAG GCGAAGGCTATGCAAGATCCAGAAATCCAGAACATTCTCACGGATCCTGTTATGGCACAA GTGTTGAAGGATCTTCAAGAGAACCCGAAGGCTGCACAGGATCATATGAAGAATCCTTCCGTGATGAACAAGATTCAGAAGCTGATCAGTGCTGGGATTGTGCAGATGAGATGA
- the LOC122600884 gene encoding vacuolar-processing enzyme beta-isozyme-like, whose protein sequence is MANWTILIQLKLLVLTVLLVQLCGASRLSMFDKLGSTDEPQSNGTIWAVLVAGSNGYFNYRHQADVCHAYQILKRGGLKDENIIVFMYDDIANSSLNPRPGVIINSPNGSDVYAGVPKDYTGESVTAANFYAVLLGSASAVQGGSGKVVASKPGDKIFVYFTDHGGPGILCMPTGPYIFANDFIEVLESKHAMGTYDEMVLYVEACESGSIFEGLLPTNLNIFVTTAANANESSWAAYCPSMTPPPPPGFETCLGDLYSISWMEDSDLEDLRIETLEQQYLKVKTRTYNNNSTYGSHVMQYGSLSISNETVSTYQGSAPGNLSADPLQSFDSMGVVDQRDADLYAMWHKHNQLTEGSEQKHDLLQKITEITEHRAHLDSSVNVIKTSLLGNEQGSARPAGSPLVDDWKCLKSMVRTFETYCGSLTQYGMKHTRTFAILCNNGISEKAMEEASKKACSSYDMGQWNPVIVGYSA, encoded by the exons ATGGCTAATTGGACCATCCTTATCCAACTCAAGTTGTTGGTACTTACTGTGCTTTTGGTACAACTCTGCGGAGCCAGCAGGTTGAGTATGTTTGATAAacttggttctactgatgaaccACAAAGCAATGGCACAATATGGGCCGTTCTAGTAGCTGGTTCCAACGGTTATTTTAATTATCGCCACCAG GCAGATGTTTGTCATGCGTATCAAATATTGAAGCGAGGTGGCTTGAAAGATGAAAATATAATCGTATTCATGTATGATGATATTGCCAATAGTTCACTCAACCCGAGACCTGGTGTCATAATTAATAGTCCAAATGGCTCTGATGTCTACGCTGGCGTACCAAAG GATTATACGGGTGAAAGTGTGACTGCAGCCAATTTCTACGCTGTGCTTCTAGGCAGTGCATCAGCGGTGCAGGGTGGAAGTGGGAAAGTTGTAGCGAGCAAGCCTGGGGATAAGATATTTGTGTATTTCACGGATCACGGTGGCCCTGGAATTCTAT GCATGCCAACTGGGCCTTACATTTTTGCGAATGATTTCATTGAAGTTTTGGAATCAAAACACGCAATGGGTACCTATGATGAGATG GTTCTATATGTTGAAGCATGTGAAAGTGGAAGCATTTTCGAAGGTCTATTGCCTACAAACCTAAACATTTTCGTGACTACTGCAGCGAATGCAAATGAGAGTAGCTGGGCCGCATATTGTCCCAGTATGACACCACCCCCACCACCAGGTTTCGAAACTTGCTTAGGTGACTTATACAGTATTTCATGGATGGAAGACAG TGACTTGGAAGATTTAAGGATTGAAACTTTGGAACAACAATACTTGAAG GTGAAGACGAGGACTTACAATAACAATTCTACATATGGATCTCATGTGATGCAATACGGTTCTCTGAGCATAAGCAATGAGACTGTCTCAACATACCAAGGTTCTGCTCCTGGGAACCTCTCTGCTGACCCACTTCAGTCTTTTGACTCAATGGGTGTTGTTGACCAAAGAGATGCGGATCTCTATGCAATGTGGCATAAG CACAATCAATTAACAGAAGGCTCAGAACAGAAACATGACCTACTTCAGAAAATTACAGAAATAACTGAACACAGGGCACATTTGGATAGCAGTGTTAATGTGATCAAAACCAGTTTATTAGGCAATGAACAAGGATCAGCAAGACCTGCAGGATCTCCCCTTGTAGATGATTGGAAGTGTCTTAAATCTATG GTTCGAACCTTTGAGACCTACTGCGGATCGTTGACTCAGTATGGCATGAAACATACACGCACATTCGCTATTTTATGCAACAACGGAATTTCTGAGAAAGCCATGGAAGAAGCTTCAAAGAAGGCTTGCAGCTCATATGATATGGGGCAATGGAATCCTGTGATAGTCGGTTACAGTGCTTAA
- the LOC122599921 gene encoding vacuolar-processing enzyme-like has product MAIWTSFCELKLLLLTVFLVQLSNASRTSLFHSAISANEQENNSTVWAVLVAGSQEYQNYRHQANVCHAYQILKRGGLKDENIVVFMYDDIANDQNNPRPGTIINSPNGSDVYAGVPKDYTGKNVTAANFYAVLLGNVTAVKGGSGKVVASKPDDKIFVYFTDHGGPGTLGMPNVPFIYAKDFVDVLKTKHAMGTYDEMVLYIEACDSGSIFEGLLPEDLNIYVTTSTNATELGWATYCPDMNPPPPPDFHTCLGDLFSVSWMEDSDSTDRRLETLELQFLRVKTRTYNYNDTSRGSHVMQYGTVSMTNETVSVYQGSAPGNFSADPIQSFNSMGVVNERDADIYVMQQKYNHLKDGSLEKEELYQKIKKISAHRSHLDSSVGIIEGYLLGNKQGSVRGEGSALVDDWGCLKSMVRTYETYCGSLTQYGMKHTRTFANLCNNGISEKAMEQASKKACSLYEMGQLNPAIIGYSA; this is encoded by the exons ATGGCGATATGGACCAGCTTTTGTGAACTCAAACTGTTACTACTTACAGTATTTCTGGTACAACTCTCCAACGCAAGCCGGACAAGCCTGTTCCATTCTGCCATTTCGGCCAATGAACAAGAAAACAATAGCACTGTATGGGCAGTTCTTGTTGCTGGTTCTCAAGAGTACCAAAATTATCGCCATCAG GCAAATGTTTGTCATGCATATCAAATACTGAAACGGGGCGGGTTGAAAGATGAAAACATAGTCGTGTTTATGTATGATGATATTGCCAATGATCAAAACAACCCACGACCTGGTACTATAATCAACAGTCCCAACGGCTCAGATGTTTACGCTGGTGTGCCAAAG GATTATACGGGCAAAAATGTGACTGCAGCCAATTTCTACGCTGTGCTTCTAGGCAATGTAACAGCAGTGAAGGGTGGAAGTGGGAAAGTTGTAGCCAGCAAACCTGATGATAAGATTTTTGTGTATTTCACTGATCACGGCGGCCCTGGAACTCTTG GCATGCCAAATGTGCCTTTCATTTACGCCAAGGATTTCGTTGATGTTTTGAAAACAAAGCATGCAATGGGTACCTATGACGAAATG GTTTTATATATTGAAGCATGTGACAGTGGCAGCATTTTTGAAGGTCTATTGCCCGAAGATCTGAATATATATGTGACAACTTCAACAAATGCAACAGAACTTGGTTGGGCCACATATTGTCCAGACATGAACCCACCTCCACCCCCAGATTTCCACACTTGCTTAGGTGACTTATTCAGTGTTTCATGGATGGAAGACAG TGACTCCACGGATCGGAGGCTTGAAACTTTGGAACTTCAATTCTTAAGG GTGAAGACAAGGACTTACAATTATAACGATACTTCTAGGGGATCTCATGTGATGCAATACGGTACTGTAAGCATGACCAACGAGACTGTTTCGGTTTATCAAGGTTCTGCTCCCGGGAACTTCTCTGCGGACCCAATACAGTCTTTCAACTCCATGGGTGTTGTGAATGAAAGAGATGCAGATATTTATGTAATGCAACAAAAG TACAACCACTTAAAAGACGGATCACTAGAAAAGGAGGAACTATACCAGAAGATCAAGAAGATTTCGGCACATAGGTCTCATTTGGATAGCAGTGTAGGTATAATTGAAGGGTACTTATTAGGAAATAAACAAGGATCTGTTAGAGGTGAAGGATCGGCACTTGTGGATGATTGGGGATGTCTTAAATCCATG GTTCGGACATATGAGACCTACTGCGGATCATTGACTCAGTATGGCATGAAACATACACGAACATTCGCTAATTTATGCAACAATGGAATTTCTGAGAAAGCCATGGAACAAGCATCAAAGAAGGCTTGCAGCTTATATGAAATGGGCCAATTGAATCCTGCGATTATTGGTTACAGTGCTTGA
- the LOC122599868 gene encoding vacuolar-processing enzyme-like, translated as MAIWTSFSKLKLLLLIVLLVKLSNASRPSLFSTSFSAKEPGNDSTIWAVLVAGSNGYYNYRHQANVCHAYQILKRGGLKDENIVVFMYDDIANDPSNPRPGTIINSPNGSDVYAGVPKDYTGKTVTAANFFAVLLGNATAVQGGSGKVVASKPEDKIFVYYTDHGGPGILGMPILPYIQANTFIDVLKTKHAMGTYSEMVLYIEACDSGSIIQGLLPSDLNIYAITSTNPKELGWATYCPDMNPPPPPGFDTCLGDLFSVSWMEDSDSANLRIETLEQQYSKVKVRTLNSNNTAQGSHVMQYGTVSISNETVSVYQGSAPGNVSADTVQSFGSMGVVNERDADIYGMRQKYNRLEDGSQEKQELYENINKISAHRSHLDTSVAKIEGYLLGNKQGSSIINSVRSQGSALVDDWGCLKSMIRTYETYCGSLTQYGMKHTRTFANLCNNGISEKAMEEASKKACSSYQMGQLNPAIVGYSA; from the exons ATGGCGATTTGGACCAGCTTTTCCAAACTTAAATTATTACTGCTAATAGTACTTCTGGTAAAACTCTCCAACGCTAGCCGACCAAGCTTGTTCTCTACTTCCTTTTCAGCCAAAGAACCAGGAAATGATAGCACTATATGGGCAGTTCTTGTTGCCGGTTCTAACGGGTACTACAACTACCGTCATCAG GCAAATGTTTGTCATGCATATCAAATTCTAAAACGAGGTGGGTTGAAAGATGAAAACATAGTCGTGTTTATGTATGATGATATTGCCAATGATCCAAGCAACCCACGACCCGGAACAATTATCAACAGTCCCAACGGCTCAGATGTCTATGCTGGGGTGCCAAAG GACTACACTGGCAAAACCGTGACTGCAGCCAATTTCTTCGCTGTACTTCTAGGTAATGCAACAGCGGTGCAGGGTGGAAGTGGGAAAGTTGTAGCCAGCAAACCTGAGGATAAAATCTTTGTGTATTACACCGATCATGGCGGCCCTGGAATTCTTG GCATGCCAATACTACCTTACATTCAAGCCAACACTTTCATTGATGTTTTGAAAACAAAGCATGCAATGGGTACCTATAGTGAGATG GTTTTATATATTGAAGCATGTGATAGTGGAAGTATTATCCAAGGTCTGCTGCCTTCAGATCTTAACATATATGCGATAACTTCAACGAATCCAAAAGAACTTGGTTGGGCCACATATTGCCCGGATATGAACCCTCCTCCACCCCCAGGGTTCGACACCTGTTTAGGTGACTTATTCAGTGTTTCATGGATGGAAGACAG CGACTCTGCGAATTTGAGGATTGAAACTTTGGAACAACAATATTCAAAG GTGAAGGTGAGGACTTTAAATAGTAACAATACTGCTCAAGGATCTCACGTGATGCAATACGGTACTGTAAGCATAAGCAACGAGACTGTTTCGGTTTATCAAGGTTCTGCTCCTGGCAACGTCTCTGCAGACACAGTTCAGTCTTTCGGCTCAATGGGTGTTGTAAACGAAAGAGATGCAGACATTTATGGAATGCGACAAAAG TACAACAGATTAGAAGACGGATCACAAGAGAAGCAGGAACTATACGAGAATATCAACAAGATTTCCGCACATAGGTCTCATTTGGATACCAGTGTAGCCAAAATTGAAGGCTATTTACTAGGAAATAAACAAGGATCG TCAATCATTAATTCAG TGAGAAGCCAAGGATCGGCACTTGTGGATGATTGGGGATGTCTTAAATCCATG aTTCGGACATATGAGACATACTGCGGATCATTGACTCAGTACGGCATGAAACATACACGAACATTCGCTAATTTATGCAACAATGGAATTTCTGAGAAAGCCATGGAAGAAGCTTCAAAGAAGGCTTGCAGCTCATATCAAATGGGCCAGTTGAATCCTGCGATTGTTGGTTATAGTGcttga